The Candidatus Bathyarchaeia archaeon genome includes the window CGGCCCGTTCCCAGCGCCCTTGCCGATCCTCGCGAATCCCAAGGGGCCATTGATGGTTCCCGGGGCTCTAGAGGCAATAGAGGCGCTCCTCTCCAAGGCTGAGGCCCCGCTCGCCGCCTTGGCCATGGTGTTCCTCTTGGGGGCCTTGATCGGCAGGGCCTTTTGCGGATGGGTCTGCCCATTCGGCCTCCTCCAAGATATTTTGCGCCTCCTCTCCAGGACCAAGAGGAGGATCGCGCCTAGGAATCACTCCTTCCTCTCCAAGCTCAAATATATGATCCTTCTCGCGTCCCTTTTGATGAGCGCGAGCTTGGCGTTGAGCTATGGCTTCGGCTGGGGTAGCGCCTATAGGGCGGCCCTCGGCCCATTGGCATCGGGCCCGTTCTCGGCAATCTCCCCAGCCGGGGCTAGGCTGCAGGAGATCCTGGGTGGGATGCTCGCCGCTGCCGCCGATGGGCGGTTGGGGGAATGGGCCATGGGCCTCAGCCGAACGGCCCTCATCGGCCTAGCCCTGCTCGCGATCGCCGTTTACGGAGGGCTGAAGGTCCCAAGGCTTTGGTGCAGATACCTTTGCCCAACCGGGGCCCTGATGGCGCTATTCGGCCGTGTGAGCTTTCTCGGGATCGGCAGAAGGCCGGCTAGATGCGATCGTTGCGCCTCCTGCGAAGCCGCCTGCCCGATGCAGATCCCCATCCTCTCGCTGCCGTGGCAAAGGTTCAACCATCAAGATTGCATAGCCTGCCTAGAATGCTCCGATGCCTGCCCCCATGGGGCGATCGGCCCGAGGTTCTCCTGAATCCGACGGCGCAAGCCTAAGCGGCGAAGCCTTAAGGATCCCCATCAAGCCTTGCGCCAAGAAGTACGCGCCCAAGGCGGTCATGAAAAGGCCCAAAGGAATGGATATGCGCTTTGGGCTAACGAACCCGCTCTTCAAATGGATCAGGAATGAGACGAAGAGGTAATAGGCCAAGTCGGAGAGCCAATGGCCAGCCGTGACGAGGATCACCCCCAATCCCCCCAGCGCTTCCAATCCCTTCAGCAATAATGCCAGCCCAGCCGTCGCCCACCACAATGGCTGCGTTGGGTTGAAGGCCGTATAGAATATGCCGCCGAGCAGCGAGGATCCGACCCTAGAATCCTTAAGCTCGATCTCGCTGCCCCCTCCCTTGAGCATGCCGAGGCCCATCAGGGCTAAGACAAAGCCGCC containing:
- a CDS encoding 4Fe-4S binding protein, encoding MRAKYRPIRLIVQALSFASISGLLFRALSLGIGPFPAPLPILANPKGPLMVPGALEAIEALLSKAEAPLAALAMVFLLGALIGRAFCGWVCPFGLLQDILRLLSRTKRRIAPRNHSFLSKLKYMILLASLLMSASLALSYGFGWGSAYRAALGPLASGPFSAISPAGARLQEILGGMLAAAADGRLGEWAMGLSRTALIGLALLAIAVYGGLKVPRLWCRYLCPTGALMALFGRVSFLGIGRRPARCDRCASCEAACPMQIPILSLPWQRFNHQDCIACLECSDACPHGAIGPRFS
- a CDS encoding LysE family transporter, with the protein product MVLEHIALISLGLLVGLSGAMIPGPLLAFTILDTSRKGRITAHLIVAGHMLWEAGIILLLLLGFGWIIEGHRDAIYSAGGFVLALMGLGMLKGGGSEIELKDSRVGSSLLGGIFYTAFNPTQPLWWATAGLALLLKGLEALGGLGVILVTAGHWLSDLAYYLFVSFLIHLKSGFVSPKRISIPLGLFMTALGAYFLAQGLMGILKASPLRLAPSDSGEPRADRPMGAGIGAF